Genomic segment of Streptococcus australis:
TTTGAATTAAAAGGTAGTGAAAACTTTAACAGCAATTCCTTATCGGGCTTGTCCCATACAATGTCGGCATCATACATGTATATCCAAGGATTCATAAATCCGACCATTAACAAACCGCCCTTTTTCAATACGCGAGAGGCTTCTTTATACATGTTTTCTAAATCCTCTATATATACATTTGAAACTGGATTAAAAATAATATCAAAGGTTTCATCTTCAAATGGAAATGGTTTTGTCATATCGCCTTGAACGGTAGTGATTTTTAATCCTTCTCTTTTAGCAACCAACTCATCTCTTTCTAATTGTGATTTAGAAAAATCCATGATGGTGACATCATAACCTTTTAGAGCAAAAACTGGACCCTGCTGTCCACCACCACAAGCTAGACCTAATATCTTTTTTCCCTTGGCTTTTTCAAACCATTCTTTCGGAACTTTTTTCCCAACAGTTAAGGCAACAGAAATTGGATGTTTTCTAGCTTCTTCTAATTCTTCATGTGTCAATGGCTCAGTATAGTCATTTTTGACATTATTCCATCTATCTTGATTACATTTTATATAATCGTTCATCTGATAATCTCCTCGTAATTTGATACTATTTCGATTTAAGGTGAATAGGTTGCCATTGCATTTTTCTCACCTATACAAATTCTAATTTGTCAATTTTCGCCTATCTCATTATATCATTTTTCCACATTTTCTCATTTACTCAAGCTAAATATCAATTAAATTGATGATAGAATTGCTCTCGCCTTAACCTTTCATAAAAGGCGATTATTTTCTCCTAGTTTCTCACGATTACCTCCTTTCGCTCAAATTTTTCAATAAAAAAAGAATTAAGCAAAACATTTTTCACTCAAGTAGTGATTAAGTGTTCTTCTTAATTCTATAGTTCCAAACTAGGATTGTTTTGTTTTGAAATGATAATAAGCTCCCAACATACCTGCTGTATTTTGGTGATGGGCAAATTCTAATCGTGTTTTTTCAGCCAGACTTGGTACCAAGGCCGCCTTCAAGGCTGTGCGGATCTTTGGTTTAAGAATAGCCTCTTGTCCCATGATACCGCCACCGAGAATGACCACTTCTGGATTGGCAACGTAACAAATATTTGCCAGACCTTTTCCAAGGTAATCTACCATGCGGTCAATGCCAGCCATACAGACCTTGTTTCCTTCTGTGGCCTCCTTGAAAATGCGTCGCCCATTCCACTGATCAACTGGATCACCATGAGCTGCTGCCACATATTCTACCAAGGCTGTCGTAGAAGCCAAATCTTGGAAAGCTCCATCCTGCATATGCATATAACCGACTTCACAGGCTGAATTGCTAAATCCATGGAAAACTTTCCCATCCATAATCAAGCAACCACCGATACCTGTTCCAATAGTCAAGCAAAGTGTCACACTCGCTCCCTTACCTGAACCAGATACTGCCTCAGCTAGACCTGCACAGTTGACATCATTTTCAATTTCACAAGGAATCGAAAAGTTCGTCTCGATTTCCTTTTTGAACTGGATCCCTGCATAATTCGGAATTTGTGGGCCAGCATAGAAAATCTCACCCTTATCAGGATCCACCATTCCTGCAGAAGAAATGGCAGCACCTGCTACTGGGCCTTTTTCTAAATAGCTGGAAACGATATCTTTTGTCTTTTGTAAGATATGGGGTCCACCCTTATGCGCCTCAGTTGACATTTCATGCGATTCAACCAGTTGGCCTTCTTGGTCAATCAAACCATATTTGATGTTGGTTCCACCAATATCAATTACAACGTAGTGTGTCATAAATACCTCCTTATGGATTTAGAGGAAGCGCTCCTTGGTTTCACGAATCAATTGAGCAGCTGCTTCTACAACTGGGCGATCTTCTTCAGTCACTGGTGTCAATGGCGAACGAACTGAACCAATATTCAATCCTTCATTGAGTTTCAAAACTTCTTTGATGACACAGTACATATTTCCATGTGCAGCAGTCAATTTACCAATGATTGCGTTGATAGCATACTGCAATTCACGCGCTGTTTCCAAGTCTTTGTCAGCAATCAACTCATTAAGTTTCAAGAAGAGTTCTGGCATAGCACCATAAGTACCACCGATACCAGCTTTTGCACCCATGAGACGGCCACCTAGGAACTGTTCATCTGGACCATTGAATACGATGTGGTCTTCTCCCCCAAGGCTGACAAAGGTTTGGATATCTTGAACTGGCATAGAAGAGTTCTTAACACCGATAACACGAGGATTCTTCAACATTTCAGTGTAGAGACTTGGAGTCAAAGCAACACCTGCTAATTG
This window contains:
- a CDS encoding class I SAM-dependent methyltransferase encodes the protein MNDYIKCNQDRWNNVKNDYTEPLTHEELEEARKHPISVALTVGKKVPKEWFEKAKGKKILGLACGGGQQGPVFALKGYDVTIMDFSKSQLERDELVAKREGLKITTVQGDMTKPFPFEDETFDIIFNPVSNVYIEDLENMYKEASRVLKKGGLLMVGFMNPWIYMYDADIVWDKPDKELLLKFSLPFNSKELEAEGKITIDPEYGYEFSHTLETQIRGQLKNGLAMIDFYESCDKRHRLSRYGNDYIATLCIKL
- a CDS encoding ROK family protein is translated as MTHYVVIDIGGTNIKYGLIDQEGQLVESHEMSTEAHKGGPHILQKTKDIVSSYLEKGPVAGAAISSAGMVDPDKGEIFYAGPQIPNYAGIQFKKEIETNFSIPCEIENDVNCAGLAEAVSGSGKGASVTLCLTIGTGIGGCLIMDGKVFHGFSNSACEVGYMHMQDGAFQDLASTTALVEYVAAAHGDPVDQWNGRRIFKEATEGNKVCMAGIDRMVDYLGKGLANICYVANPEVVILGGGIMGQEAILKPKIRTALKAALVPSLAEKTRLEFAHHQNTAGMLGAYYHFKTKQS
- a CDS encoding dihydrodipicolinate synthase family protein, giving the protein MSDLKKYEGVIPAFYACYDDQGEVSPERTRALVQYFIDKGVQGLYVNGSSGECIYQSVEDRKLILEEVMAVAKGKLTIIAHVACNNTKDSMELARHAESLGVDAIATIPPIYFRLPEYSVAKYWNDISAAAPNTDYVIYNIPQLAGVALTPSLYTEMLKNPRVIGVKNSSMPVQDIQTFVSLGGEDHIVFNGPDEQFLGGRLMGAKAGIGGTYGAMPELFLKLNELIADKDLETARELQYAINAIIGKLTAAHGNMYCVIKEVLKLNEGLNIGSVRSPLTPVTEEDRPVVEAAAQLIRETKERFL